The following coding sequences are from one Oncorhynchus clarkii lewisi isolate Uvic-CL-2024 chromosome 20, UVic_Ocla_1.0, whole genome shotgun sequence window:
- the LOC139376843 gene encoding centrosomal protein of 170 kDa isoform X8 produces the protein MSLTSWFLVSSGGTRHRLPREMIFVGRDDCELMLQSRSVDKQHAVINYELTSDEHKVKDLGSLNGTFVNDVRIQEQMYITLKIDDKLRFGYDTNLFTVVRGEMTVPDEALQHEKFTSQLQLSKKPSNGEPTKSPAKSPPKSPAKTPKSSSCRPAESKAAEGTMEPSAKPAESHKGDDKMAGDIAALHRGTPLYGQPSWWGDGDADDENSFKQETKTCGKKHDSSAAGSKHEDGTQSDSENGIGLRFGNRRLALEERLRVAQGGQGGQGGQGGRTTSNRTAFMIEFYDDDNSRKRRSYSFSQTAPLLGGAAGEALCPTPPSHPKSPSTTTTATDFSKAPLSAALIAGAPTAARVLMKQRSEDQSIGRSSVSTGHQTIEPSPSEEGLRTPRSQGDRDREQEDDQSDKGTYTIELENRNPEEEEARRMIDKVFGVEQNQDPSVSGPVEHQQGEVGKEKKERKKTTETGETEKPSCLPSESVSENPVAVGSSRWVSQWASLSANHTRTDPEGSGAESPAFVHQQREADAFESGVSIRSASSATSSLTERKRRTLPQLPIDDPRAKPGKSLSGLGLHRSEIGEKQDTEPQEKSQVEHKGDGACFTSIEEGDMMKGKQKQTKAPLQASSKPPLRPMSSSEKRSEERRRRAEDRIQHHIKEGVDGGEKSGGKPLIRQGSFTIEKPSGVVPIELIPRIKCGAGVLGRERSDSVGSMDTATLLKDTEAVMAFLEAKLRDENKLDRANRAGSISPESDVDTASTYSQVAGEGEKKAAHQKRRSLSSLHKEKSNLSSTSKTAASTNARERLERKTKTRTDPSRPDVRRSVQPASSRARQPSQDLTDDDQTSSFPISDILSSDQESLYSRSYGRSHFTSTDDLLHSKLEAKSSSKTSSSKSSKTLQAATASSLGKQASLPQPRPTRTSLLRRARLGDTSDTDLPDADRMSVASEVSTTSSTSKPPSGRKGPSRLDMLAQPRRTRLGSISARSDSECTVGRSSTSSPRLSAETALRLGLRSSTPTDNKMAPRMRANSVSKLTEAKSRISPSIHSTPSERPQPEPEPEPSEEELMASNRWRRLPPEYGSTSEEEFGSNRNSPKPGRTLRPHSVLRGTRLGGSTSSLNSGQVGPGGMVLKHRMREQEEYIKDWTAHSEEIARLFPCVRRISQDLAKDLAILAREIHDVAGEIDSVSSSGTAPSTTVSTAATTPGSAIDTREEVGRTQEGMQKLVDRVFDESLNFRKIPPMVQNKAPEINGRPVELRPRAPDSLDSHSALRRRTWNRDEAVVDSLLLTSVSQLSAKIRQSVDKTAGKIRILFKDKDRNWDEIESKLRSESDIPLLKTSNKQISSILVELKRVEKQLQVINVMVDPDGTLDALSSLGLTSPLTPKPTPGSQGPQEALPGPTASARGNTASSAPTEGSGSGSARDLGGLQFNRIHPSGEESAIPQK, from the exons ACATTTGTGAATGATGTTCGAATCCAAGAGCAGATGTATATCACTTTGAAGATCGATGACAAGTTAAGGTTTGGATATG ATACCAACCTGTTCACGGTGGTGCGAGGCGAGATGACTGTCCCAGACGAGGCTCTGCAG CATGAGAAGTTCACCAGCCAGCTCCAGCTGAGTAAGAAGCCTTCCAACGGTGAGCCCACCAAGTCACCTGccaaatctcctcccaagtctcCTGCTAAGACCCCCAAGTCCTCCAGCTGCAGACCAGCCGAGAGCAAGGCAGCCGAGGGGACCATGGAGCCATCAGCCAAACCTGCCGAATCACACAAGGGAGATGACAAGATGGCAG GGGACATAGCAGCATTGCACCGGGGAACCCCTCTGTATGGACAGCCATCTTGGTGGGGGGATGGGGACGCAGACGATGAGAACTCCTTCAAGCAGGAGACCAAGACGTGTGGGAAGAAGCATGACAGCTCTGCAGCAG GCAGCAAGCATGAGGATGGCACCCAGAGCGACTCCGAGAACGGAATTGGTCTGCGCTTCGGCAACCGGAGGCTGGCTTTGGAGGAGAGGCTGAGGGTGGCGCAGGGAGGACAGGGGGGTCAGGGGGGTCAGGGGGGCCGGACCACCAGCAACAGGACCGCCTTCATGATCGAGTTCTACGATGATGACAACTCCCGCAAGCGACGATCCTACTCCTTCTCGCAGACTGCACCGCTGCTTGGGGGCGCGGCCGGGGAGGCTCTGTGCCCCACGCCCCCCTCCCACCCTAAGTCCCCCTCTACCACAACCACAGCCACAGACTTCAGCAAGGCCCCGTTATCAGCGGCCCTGATAGCGGGTGCCCCCACGGCCGCCCGGGTCCTGATGAAGCAGAGGTCTGAGGACCAGAGCATAGGAAGGAGCTCGGTCAGTACAGGTCACCAGACAATTGAGCCCAGCCCCAGTGAGGAGGGTTTGAGGACCCCTCGGTCTcagggggacagggacagggagcaGGAGGATGACCAGAGCGATAAGGGAACCTACACCATTGAGCTGGAGAACCGCaaccctgaggaggaggaggccagGCGCATGATAGACAAG GTGTTTGGGGTGGAGCAGAACCAGGATCCGTCTGTCTCAGGACCAGTAGAACACCAACAGGGAGAAGTggggaaggagaagaaggagaggaagaagaccACAGAGACGGGAGAAACTGAAAAACCAAGCTGCCTTCCATCTGAG agTGTGTCTGAGAACCCGGTGGCAGTGGGCAGTAGTCGCTGGGTGTCTCAGTGGGCCAGTCTATCTGCTAACCACACCAGGACTGACCCAGAAGGGTCTGGGGCTGAGTCACCTGCCTTCGTCCATCAGCAGAGAG AAGCGGATGCCTTTGAGTCGGGCGTGTCCATCCGAAGCGCCAGCTCTGCCACCTCCAGTCTCACAGAGCGCAAACGCAGGACCCTCCCCCAGCTCCCTATCGACGACCCCCGGGCTAAGCCAGGGAAGAGCTTGTCCGGCCTAGGCCTGCATCGCTCAGAGATCGGAGAGAAACAGGACACGGAGCCCCAGGAGAAGAGCCAGGTGGAGCATAAAGGAGACGGGGCGTGCTTTACCTCCATAGAGGAGGGGGATATGATGAAGGGCAAACAGAAACAGACCAAGGCCCCGCTACAGGCCTCCTCCAAGCCCCCTCTTAGACCTATGAGCAGCAGTGAGAAGAGGTCCGAGGAGAGAAGGAGGCGGGCGGAGGACAGGATTCAGCACCACATCAAAGAAGGAGTGGACGGGGGGGAGAAGTCAGGGGGCAAACCTTTGATTCGCCAGGGCAGTTTCACCATCGAGAAGCCCAGTGGTGTGGTGCCCATTGAGCTGATCCCCCGGATCAAATGTGGTGCTGGTGTCCTGGGCCGCGAGCGCAGCGACTCTGTGGGCAGCATGGACACAGCCACCCTGCTGAAGGACACAGAGGCTGTCATGGCCTTCCTGGAGGCCAAGCTGAGGGACGAGAACAAGCTGGACAGAGCCAATCGGGCAGGTTCCATCTCCCCCGAGTCAGACGTGGACACGGCCAGCACCTATAGCCAGgtggcaggggagggagagaagaaagcaGCCCACCAGAAACGCCGCTCCCTAAGCAGCCTGCACAAGGAGAAGAGCAACCTGAGCTCAACCTCCAAAACCGCTGCCAGCACCAACGCCCGCGAGCGCCTGGAGAGaaagaccaagaccagaactgATCCTAGCCGGCCAGATGTCCGCCGCTCTGTCCAGCCTGCCTCCTCGCGGGCACGCCAACCATCCCAGGACCTCACGGATGACGATCAGACCTCGTCTTTCCCCATCTCCGAcatcctctcctctgaccagGAGAGTTTGTATAGTCGCTCGTACGGCCGCAGCCACTTCACCTCTACGGATGACCTGCTACATTCAAAACTGGAGGCCAAATCCAGCAGCAAGACCAGCTCCAGTAAGTCCAGTAAGACCCTCCAGGCCGCCACAGCTTCCTCTCTGGGGAAACAGGCCTCTCTGCCCCAGCCACGGCCTACCAGAACGTCCCTGCTCCGCCGGGCCCGGCTGGGGGACACGTCCGACACGGACCTGCCTGATGCAGACAGGATGTCTGTGGCCTCCGAGGTGTCCACCACCAGTTCCACATCCAAGCCTCCGTCTGGTCGTAAAGGCCCCTCGCGGCTGGACATGCTGGCCCAGCCCAGGAGGACGCGGCTGGGCTCCATCTCTGCCCGTAGTGACTCAGAGTGTACTGTGGGCCGGAGCAGCACCTCCTCCCCTCGCCTGTCTGCAGAGACCGCCCTGCGTCTGGGACTCCGCTCCTCCACCCCCACCGACAACAAAATGGCTCCTCGCATGAGGGCCAACAGTGTGTCCAAGCTGACCGAGGCCAAGTCCAGAATCAGCCCCTCCATCCACAGCACTCCCTCAG AGAGACCtcagcctgagcctgagcctgagccttcAGAGGAGGAGCTCATGG CCTCTAACAGGTGGAGACGGCTGCCCCCAGAGTACGGATCCACCTCAGAGGAGGAGTTTGGCTCCAACAGGAACTCCCCCAAACCTGGGCGCACCCTGCGCCCCCACTCGGTCCTGAGGGGTACCAGACTAGGGGGCTCCACCAGCAGCCTTAACTCTGGTCAGGTTGGCCCTGGAGGCATGGTCCTCAAACACCGCATGAGAGAGCAGGAGGAGTACATCAAGGACTGGACTGCTCACAGCGAGGAGATTGCCAG GTTATTTCCCTGTGTGCGCAGGATCAGTCAAGACCTGGCCAAGGACCTGGCCATCCTCGCCCGGGAGATCCACGACGTGGCCGGAGAGATCGACTCGGTCAGCTCCTCTGGAACGGCTCCCAGCACTACGGTCAGCACCGCCGCCACGACGCCCGGCTCCGCCATCGATACCCGCGAAGAGGTAGGCCGCACGCAGGAGGGCATGCAAAAG CTGGTTGACCGTGTGTTTGACGAGAGCCTCAACTTCAGGAAGATCCCTCCCATGGTGCAGAACAAGGCCCCTGAGATAAACGGACGCCCTGTGGAGCTCCGTCCCCGCGCCCCGGACAGCCTAGACTCCCACTCTGCCCTCCGCAGACGCACATGGAACAGGGATGAGGCGGTGGTGGACAGTCTGCTGCTCACATCTGTCTCTCAGCTGTCAGCTAAAATCAGGCAGTCTGTTGACAAAACAGCAGGAAAAATACG AATATTGTTCAAAGACAAGGACAGGAATTGGGATGAGATTGAGAGCAAACTCCGATCTGAGAGCGACATACCACTTCTCAAAACCTCTAACAAG CAGATCTCCTCTATCCTCGTGGAGCTGAAGAGAGTGGAGAAGCAGCTACAAG TGATAAATGTAATGGTGGATCCTGACGGCACCCTGGATGCCCTGAGCAGCCTTGGCCTGACTAGCCCCCTTACACCCAAGCCCACTCCTGGTTCTCAGGGGCCCCAGGAGGCCCTCCCAGGCCCCACAGCCTCAGCCAGGGGCAACACCGCCTCCTCAGCCCCCACTGAGGGGTCAGGGTCTGGGTCAGCCAGAGACCTGGGAGGCCTGCAATTCAACCGCATCCACCCCAGTGGAGAAGAGAGTGCCATCCCCCAGAAATGA
- the LOC139376843 gene encoding centrosomal protein of 170 kDa isoform X6, producing the protein MSLTSWFLVSSGGTRHRLPREMIFVGRDDCELMLQSRSVDKQHAVINYELTSDEHKVKDLGSLNGTFVNDVRIQEQMYITLKIDDKLRFGYDTNLFTVVRGEMTVPDEALQHEKFTSQLQLSKKPSNGEPTKSPAKSPPKSPAKTPKSSSCRPAESKAAEGTMEPSAKPAESHKGDDKMAGDIAALHRGTPLYGQPSWWGDGDADDENSFKQETKTCGKKHDSSAADGREPKRSERPREDGLGPEPSYFEIPTKEAQMAEDSIHEIPTKDTEGAAATASAQGHASPHAFTIEFDDTSPGKVTIKDHVSKLTPDHRPRPKKASHSGSKDLSTLQAAMMVSESKVADWLAQNDPPTVRSESTEDSKSIKSDVPVHFKRLKGSKHEDGTQSDSENGIGLRFGNRRLALEERLRVAQGGQGGQGGQGGRTTSNRTAFMIEFYDDDNSRKRRSYSFSQTAPLLGGAAGEALCPTPPSHPKSPSTTTTATDFSKAPLSAALIAGAPTAARVLMKQRSEDQSIGRSSVSTGHQTIEPSPSEEGLRTPRSQGDRDREQEDDQSDKGTYTIELENRNPEEEEARRMIDKVFGVEQNQDPSVSGPVEHQQGEVGKEKKERKKTTETGETEKPSCLPSESVSENPVAVGSSRWVSQWASLSANHTRTDPEGSGAESPAFVHQQREADAFESGVSIRSASSATSSLTERKRRTLPQLPIDDPRAKPGKSLSGLGLHRSEIGEKQDTEPQEKSQVEHKGDGACFTSIEEGDMMKGKQKQTKAPLQASSKPPLRPMSSSEKRSEERRRRAEDRIQHHIKEGVDGGEKSGGKPLIRQGSFTIEKPSGVVPIELIPRIKCGAGVLGRERSDSVGSMDTATLLKDTEAVMAFLEAKLRDENKLDRANRAGSISPESDVDTASTYSQVAGEGEKKAAHQKRRSLSSLHKEKSNLSSTSKTAASTNARERLERKTKTRTDPSRPDVRRSVQPASSRARQPSQDLTDDDQTSSFPISDILSSDQESLYSRSYGRSHFTSTDDLLHSKLEAKSSSKTSSSKSSKTLQAATASSLGKQASLPQPRPTRTSLLRRARLGDTSDTDLPDADRMSVASEVSTTSSTSKPPSGRKGPSRLDMLAQPRRTRLGSISARSDSECTVGRSSTSSPRLSAETALRLGLRSSTPTDNKMAPRMRANSVSKLTEAKSRISPSIHSTPSASNRWRRLPPEYGSTSEEEFGSNRNSPKPGRTLRPHSVLRGTRLGGSTSSLNSGQVGPGGMVLKHRMREQEEYIKDWTAHSEEIARISQDLAKDLAILAREIHDVAGEIDSVSSSGTAPSTTVSTAATTPGSAIDTREEVGRTQEGMQKLVDRVFDESLNFRKIPPMVQNKAPEINGRPVELRPRAPDSLDSHSALRRRTWNRDEAVVDSLLLTSVSQLSAKIRQSVDKTAGKIRILFKDKDRNWDEIESKLRSESDIPLLKTSNKQISSILVELKRVEKQLQVINVMVDPDGTLDALSSLGLTSPLTPKPTPGSQGPQEALPGPTASARGNTASSAPTEGSGSGSARDLGGLQFNRIHPSGEESAIPQK; encoded by the exons ACATTTGTGAATGATGTTCGAATCCAAGAGCAGATGTATATCACTTTGAAGATCGATGACAAGTTAAGGTTTGGATATG ATACCAACCTGTTCACGGTGGTGCGAGGCGAGATGACTGTCCCAGACGAGGCTCTGCAG CATGAGAAGTTCACCAGCCAGCTCCAGCTGAGTAAGAAGCCTTCCAACGGTGAGCCCACCAAGTCACCTGccaaatctcctcccaagtctcCTGCTAAGACCCCCAAGTCCTCCAGCTGCAGACCAGCCGAGAGCAAGGCAGCCGAGGGGACCATGGAGCCATCAGCCAAACCTGCCGAATCACACAAGGGAGATGACAAGATGGCAG GGGACATAGCAGCATTGCACCGGGGAACCCCTCTGTATGGACAGCCATCTTGGTGGGGGGATGGGGACGCAGACGATGAGAACTCCTTCAAGCAGGAGACCAAGACGTGTGGGAAGAAGCATGACAGCTCTGCAGCAG ACGGCAGAGAGCCTAAGAGGAGTGAGAGGCCTAGGGAGGACGGCCTGGGCCCCGAGCCGAGCTACTTTGAGATACCCACCAAGGAGGCTCAGATGGCCGAGGACAGCATTCATGAGATTCCCACCAAAGACACTGAGGGGGCTGCTGCTACCGCCAGTGCTCAGGGCCACGCCTCACCTCATGCCTTCACAATCGAGTTTGACGACACCTCCCCTGGCAAGGTCACGATCAAGGACCACGTGTCCAAGCTGACACCGGACCATCGGCCCCGGCCTAAGAAGGCCTCCCATTCAGGCAGCAAGGACCTCAGCACCCTGCAGGCCGCCATGATGGTCTCTGAGAGCAAGGTGGCTGATTGGCTGGCCCAGAACGACCCCCCTACGGTGCGCAGTGAGTCCACGGAGGACAGCAAAAGCATCAAGAGTGATGTCCCTGTCCACTTCAAGAGGCTCAAAG GCAGCAAGCATGAGGATGGCACCCAGAGCGACTCCGAGAACGGAATTGGTCTGCGCTTCGGCAACCGGAGGCTGGCTTTGGAGGAGAGGCTGAGGGTGGCGCAGGGAGGACAGGGGGGTCAGGGGGGTCAGGGGGGCCGGACCACCAGCAACAGGACCGCCTTCATGATCGAGTTCTACGATGATGACAACTCCCGCAAGCGACGATCCTACTCCTTCTCGCAGACTGCACCGCTGCTTGGGGGCGCGGCCGGGGAGGCTCTGTGCCCCACGCCCCCCTCCCACCCTAAGTCCCCCTCTACCACAACCACAGCCACAGACTTCAGCAAGGCCCCGTTATCAGCGGCCCTGATAGCGGGTGCCCCCACGGCCGCCCGGGTCCTGATGAAGCAGAGGTCTGAGGACCAGAGCATAGGAAGGAGCTCGGTCAGTACAGGTCACCAGACAATTGAGCCCAGCCCCAGTGAGGAGGGTTTGAGGACCCCTCGGTCTcagggggacagggacagggagcaGGAGGATGACCAGAGCGATAAGGGAACCTACACCATTGAGCTGGAGAACCGCaaccctgaggaggaggaggccagGCGCATGATAGACAAG GTGTTTGGGGTGGAGCAGAACCAGGATCCGTCTGTCTCAGGACCAGTAGAACACCAACAGGGAGAAGTggggaaggagaagaaggagaggaagaagaccACAGAGACGGGAGAAACTGAAAAACCAAGCTGCCTTCCATCTGAG agTGTGTCTGAGAACCCGGTGGCAGTGGGCAGTAGTCGCTGGGTGTCTCAGTGGGCCAGTCTATCTGCTAACCACACCAGGACTGACCCAGAAGGGTCTGGGGCTGAGTCACCTGCCTTCGTCCATCAGCAGAGAG AAGCGGATGCCTTTGAGTCGGGCGTGTCCATCCGAAGCGCCAGCTCTGCCACCTCCAGTCTCACAGAGCGCAAACGCAGGACCCTCCCCCAGCTCCCTATCGACGACCCCCGGGCTAAGCCAGGGAAGAGCTTGTCCGGCCTAGGCCTGCATCGCTCAGAGATCGGAGAGAAACAGGACACGGAGCCCCAGGAGAAGAGCCAGGTGGAGCATAAAGGAGACGGGGCGTGCTTTACCTCCATAGAGGAGGGGGATATGATGAAGGGCAAACAGAAACAGACCAAGGCCCCGCTACAGGCCTCCTCCAAGCCCCCTCTTAGACCTATGAGCAGCAGTGAGAAGAGGTCCGAGGAGAGAAGGAGGCGGGCGGAGGACAGGATTCAGCACCACATCAAAGAAGGAGTGGACGGGGGGGAGAAGTCAGGGGGCAAACCTTTGATTCGCCAGGGCAGTTTCACCATCGAGAAGCCCAGTGGTGTGGTGCCCATTGAGCTGATCCCCCGGATCAAATGTGGTGCTGGTGTCCTGGGCCGCGAGCGCAGCGACTCTGTGGGCAGCATGGACACAGCCACCCTGCTGAAGGACACAGAGGCTGTCATGGCCTTCCTGGAGGCCAAGCTGAGGGACGAGAACAAGCTGGACAGAGCCAATCGGGCAGGTTCCATCTCCCCCGAGTCAGACGTGGACACGGCCAGCACCTATAGCCAGgtggcaggggagggagagaagaaagcaGCCCACCAGAAACGCCGCTCCCTAAGCAGCCTGCACAAGGAGAAGAGCAACCTGAGCTCAACCTCCAAAACCGCTGCCAGCACCAACGCCCGCGAGCGCCTGGAGAGaaagaccaagaccagaactgATCCTAGCCGGCCAGATGTCCGCCGCTCTGTCCAGCCTGCCTCCTCGCGGGCACGCCAACCATCCCAGGACCTCACGGATGACGATCAGACCTCGTCTTTCCCCATCTCCGAcatcctctcctctgaccagGAGAGTTTGTATAGTCGCTCGTACGGCCGCAGCCACTTCACCTCTACGGATGACCTGCTACATTCAAAACTGGAGGCCAAATCCAGCAGCAAGACCAGCTCCAGTAAGTCCAGTAAGACCCTCCAGGCCGCCACAGCTTCCTCTCTGGGGAAACAGGCCTCTCTGCCCCAGCCACGGCCTACCAGAACGTCCCTGCTCCGCCGGGCCCGGCTGGGGGACACGTCCGACACGGACCTGCCTGATGCAGACAGGATGTCTGTGGCCTCCGAGGTGTCCACCACCAGTTCCACATCCAAGCCTCCGTCTGGTCGTAAAGGCCCCTCGCGGCTGGACATGCTGGCCCAGCCCAGGAGGACGCGGCTGGGCTCCATCTCTGCCCGTAGTGACTCAGAGTGTACTGTGGGCCGGAGCAGCACCTCCTCCCCTCGCCTGTCTGCAGAGACCGCCCTGCGTCTGGGACTCCGCTCCTCCACCCCCACCGACAACAAAATGGCTCCTCGCATGAGGGCCAACAGTGTGTCCAAGCTGACCGAGGCCAAGTCCAGAATCAGCCCCTCCATCCACAGCACTCCCTCAG CCTCTAACAGGTGGAGACGGCTGCCCCCAGAGTACGGATCCACCTCAGAGGAGGAGTTTGGCTCCAACAGGAACTCCCCCAAACCTGGGCGCACCCTGCGCCCCCACTCGGTCCTGAGGGGTACCAGACTAGGGGGCTCCACCAGCAGCCTTAACTCTGGTCAGGTTGGCCCTGGAGGCATGGTCCTCAAACACCGCATGAGAGAGCAGGAGGAGTACATCAAGGACTGGACTGCTCACAGCGAGGAGATTGCCAG GATCAGTCAAGACCTGGCCAAGGACCTGGCCATCCTCGCCCGGGAGATCCACGACGTGGCCGGAGAGATCGACTCGGTCAGCTCCTCTGGAACGGCTCCCAGCACTACGGTCAGCACCGCCGCCACGACGCCCGGCTCCGCCATCGATACCCGCGAAGAGGTAGGCCGCACGCAGGAGGGCATGCAAAAG CTGGTTGACCGTGTGTTTGACGAGAGCCTCAACTTCAGGAAGATCCCTCCCATGGTGCAGAACAAGGCCCCTGAGATAAACGGACGCCCTGTGGAGCTCCGTCCCCGCGCCCCGGACAGCCTAGACTCCCACTCTGCCCTCCGCAGACGCACATGGAACAGGGATGAGGCGGTGGTGGACAGTCTGCTGCTCACATCTGTCTCTCAGCTGTCAGCTAAAATCAGGCAGTCTGTTGACAAAACAGCAGGAAAAATACG AATATTGTTCAAAGACAAGGACAGGAATTGGGATGAGATTGAGAGCAAACTCCGATCTGAGAGCGACATACCACTTCTCAAAACCTCTAACAAG CAGATCTCCTCTATCCTCGTGGAGCTGAAGAGAGTGGAGAAGCAGCTACAAG TGATAAATGTAATGGTGGATCCTGACGGCACCCTGGATGCCCTGAGCAGCCTTGGCCTGACTAGCCCCCTTACACCCAAGCCCACTCCTGGTTCTCAGGGGCCCCAGGAGGCCCTCCCAGGCCCCACAGCCTCAGCCAGGGGCAACACCGCCTCCTCAGCCCCCACTGAGGGGTCAGGGTCTGGGTCAGCCAGAGACCTGGGAGGCCTGCAATTCAACCGCATCCACCCCAGTGGAGAAGAGAGTGCCATCCCCCAGAAATGA